In one window of Leifsonia sp. NPDC080035 DNA:
- a CDS encoding GuaB3 family IMP dehydrogenase-related protein: protein MEIEIGRAKRARRVYAFDDVAVVPSRRTRDPEDVSVSWTIDAYQFAIPVIAAPMDSVVSPTTAIMMGQLGGLGVLDLEGLWTRYEDPEPLLAEIRELPAERATRRMQEIYAEPIKPELVTKRLAEIREGGVTVAGALSPQRTQELYQTVVEAGVDLFVIRGTTVSAEHVSKNVEPLNLKKFIYELDVPVIVGGAATYTAALHLMRTGAAGVLVGFGGGAASTTRSTLGIHAPMATAVADVAGARRDYMDESGGRYVHVIADGGLGSSGDIVKAIACGADAVMLGSTLARATDAPGGGWHWGAEAHHPHLPRGNRVQVGQVAPLEEILYGPAPVAEGSANLVGALRRSMATTGYSDLKEFQRVEVVVAPYQTH, encoded by the coding sequence ATGGAGATTGAGATCGGCCGCGCCAAGCGCGCCCGCCGCGTGTACGCCTTCGACGACGTCGCCGTGGTGCCCAGCCGCCGCACGCGCGACCCCGAGGACGTCTCGGTCTCCTGGACGATCGACGCGTACCAGTTCGCCATCCCCGTCATCGCGGCCCCGATGGACTCCGTCGTCTCCCCGACGACGGCCATCATGATGGGCCAGCTCGGCGGCCTCGGCGTGCTCGACCTCGAGGGTCTGTGGACCCGCTACGAGGACCCGGAGCCGCTGCTGGCCGAGATCCGCGAGCTGCCGGCCGAGCGCGCGACCCGCCGGATGCAGGAGATCTACGCCGAGCCGATCAAGCCGGAGCTGGTCACGAAGCGTCTCGCGGAGATCCGCGAGGGCGGCGTCACCGTCGCCGGTGCGCTCTCGCCCCAGCGCACCCAGGAGCTGTACCAGACGGTCGTGGAGGCGGGCGTCGACCTGTTCGTCATCCGCGGGACGACCGTCTCGGCCGAGCACGTCTCCAAAAACGTGGAGCCGCTCAACCTCAAGAAGTTCATCTACGAGCTCGACGTCCCCGTGATCGTTGGCGGCGCCGCGACCTATACCGCCGCCCTGCACCTGATGCGGACTGGCGCAGCGGGCGTGCTCGTCGGTTTCGGCGGCGGCGCGGCGTCCACCACCCGCTCCACCCTCGGCATCCACGCCCCGATGGCGACCGCGGTCGCCGACGTGGCGGGCGCACGCCGCGACTACATGGACGAGTCCGGCGGCCGCTACGTGCACGTCATCGCCGACGGCGGCCTCGGCAGCTCGGGCGACATCGTCAAGGCGATCGCCTGCGGCGCGGACGCGGTGATGCTGGGCTCGACGCTTGCCCGCGCGACCGACGCCCCCGGCGGCGGCTGGCACTGGGGCGCGGAGGCGCACCACCCGCACCTGCCGCGCGGCAACCGCGTGCAGGTCGGCCAGGTGGCACCGCTGGAGGAGATCCTGTACGGCCCCGCACCGGTGGCAGAGGGGTCTGCGAATCTGGTGGGAGCCCTGCGCCGGAGCATGGCGACCACGGGATACTCGGACCTGAAGGAGTTCCAGCGCGTCGAGGTGGTCGTCGCGCCCTATCAGACGCACTAG
- a CDS encoding ATP-binding cassette domain-containing protein, producing MGHIDVSGVSYTLADGRPLLDDVSFRVGDGRISALIGANGAGKSTLLRIIRGELKPDSGSVVIDGGLGVMDQFVGHVRDDRTVRDLLVQVAPTAVRAAAERLAAAEEAIIERDETDTQLRYATALAEYADAGGYDQEVLWDHCTVAALGIPFERAQYRSVRTLSGGEQKRLVLEALLRGPEQVLLLDEPDNYLDVPGKRWLEEQLRATPKTVLLVSHDRELLARAADRIVTLELGAAGNTTWTHGGGFDGYHAAREERMARLEELRRRWDEEHAKLKALVLRFKEKAKYNSDLASAYQAAQTRLSKFEEAGPPQERPREQNVRMRLTGSRTGRRVLECRRLELTGLMRPFDAEIWFGERIAVLGSNGSGKSHFLRLLAAGGTDPDPSAGHLASADVAGAPVPHTGVAKLGARVAPGLFAQAHEHPELVGRTLLDILHRGDDRRDGMPREAASRVLDRYGLAASAEQTFESLSGGQQARLQILLLELSGATLLLLDEPTDNLDLVSAEALEEGLAGFEGTVVAVTHDRWFARGFDRFLVFGADGDVYESDEPVWDEKRVARAR from the coding sequence ATGGGCCACATCGACGTCTCCGGTGTCTCGTACACCCTCGCCGACGGTCGACCTCTTCTCGACGACGTCTCGTTCCGGGTCGGCGACGGCCGCATCTCCGCGCTGATCGGCGCGAACGGGGCGGGCAAGTCGACGCTGCTGCGGATCATCCGCGGCGAGCTGAAGCCGGATTCGGGGTCGGTGGTGATCGACGGCGGCCTCGGGGTCATGGACCAGTTCGTCGGCCACGTGCGCGACGACCGCACCGTGCGCGACCTGCTCGTTCAGGTCGCGCCCACGGCGGTGCGCGCGGCCGCCGAGCGCCTCGCCGCGGCCGAGGAGGCGATCATCGAGCGGGACGAGACGGACACGCAGCTGCGCTACGCCACCGCGCTCGCCGAGTACGCCGACGCCGGCGGCTACGACCAGGAGGTTCTCTGGGACCACTGCACGGTCGCCGCGCTCGGTATCCCGTTCGAGCGCGCCCAGTACCGATCGGTGCGCACCCTCTCCGGCGGTGAGCAGAAGCGGCTCGTGCTGGAGGCGTTGCTGCGCGGACCAGAGCAGGTGCTCCTGCTCGACGAGCCGGACAACTACCTGGACGTGCCGGGCAAGCGCTGGCTGGAGGAGCAGCTGCGCGCGACGCCGAAGACCGTGCTCCTGGTCTCCCACGACCGCGAACTGCTCGCCCGGGCGGCCGATCGCATCGTCACGCTGGAACTCGGCGCGGCGGGGAACACGACCTGGACGCACGGCGGTGGCTTCGACGGCTACCACGCCGCCCGCGAGGAGCGGATGGCCAGGCTCGAGGAGCTGCGCCGGCGCTGGGACGAGGAGCACGCGAAGCTGAAGGCGCTGGTCCTGCGCTTCAAGGAGAAGGCGAAGTACAACAGCGACCTCGCCTCCGCCTACCAGGCCGCCCAGACCCGGCTGTCGAAGTTCGAGGAGGCGGGGCCGCCGCAGGAACGCCCGCGCGAGCAGAACGTGCGGATGCGGCTGACGGGCTCCCGAACGGGCAGGCGTGTGCTCGAGTGCAGGCGCCTCGAGCTGACCGGCCTGATGCGGCCGTTCGACGCCGAGATCTGGTTCGGCGAGCGGATCGCGGTGCTCGGATCCAACGGCTCCGGCAAGTCGCACTTCCTGCGGCTGCTCGCGGCCGGAGGGACCGACCCCGACCCGTCGGCGGGTCATCTCGCCTCCGCCGACGTGGCGGGGGCTCCCGTGCCGCACACCGGCGTCGCGAAGCTCGGCGCGCGCGTGGCCCCCGGCCTGTTCGCGCAGGCGCACGAGCATCCCGAGCTCGTCGGCCGCACGCTTCTGGACATCCTGCACCGTGGCGACGACCGGCGCGACGGCATGCCGCGGGAGGCGGCCAGCCGGGTGCTCGACCGCTACGGTCTCGCCGCGTCAGCCGAGCAGACGTTCGAGTCGCTGTCGGGCGGCCAGCAGGCGCGGCTGCAGATCCTGCTGCTCGAGCTCTCCGGAGCGACCCTGCTGCTGCTCGACGAGCCGACGGACAACCTCGACCTCGTCTCGGCGGAGGCGCTGGAGGAGGGACTGGCCGGCTTCGAGGGGACGGTCGTCGCCGTCACCCACGACCGCTGGTTCGCGCGCGGCTTCGACCGCTTCCTCGTCTTCGGCGCCGATGGCGACGTGTACGAGTCGGACGAGCCGGTGTGGGACGAGAAGCGGGTCGCGCGGGCGCGGTGA
- the guaB gene encoding IMP dehydrogenase encodes MDQADPFGFIGLTYDDVMLLPGYTDVIPSEVDTSTRLTKRITMATPLLSSAMDTVTESRMAVAMARQGGIGILHRNLSIEDQASHVDKVKRSESGMITNPVTTTSDATVEEVDTLCGQFRVSGLPVVEADGTLVGIITNRDMRFVSPFERSTTLVRDVMTRQPLITAPVGIDPDSAVAIFAEHKIEKLPLVDADGKLRGLITVKDFDKSEKYPNATKDEEGRLRVGAAVGFFGDGWERAMTLIDAGVDVIVVDTANGESRGVLDIISRLKHEPRASHVDVIGGQAATRSGAQALIDAGADAIKVGVGPGSICTTRVVAGVGVPQVTAVYESSLAARPAGVPLIADGGLQYSGDIAKALVAGADTVMLGSLLAGTAESPGDLVFVNGKQFKNYRGMGSLGAMQTRGKKTSYSRDRYFQADVPSDEQLIAEGIEGQVPYRGPLSAVAYQLLGGLRQSMFYVGARTIPELKERGKFVRITPAGLKESHPHDVQMVVEAPNYRH; translated from the coding sequence ATGGATCAGGCGGATCCGTTCGGATTCATCGGTTTGACCTACGACGACGTCATGCTCCTTCCCGGGTACACGGACGTCATCCCGAGCGAGGTTGACACCTCGACGCGCCTGACCAAGCGCATCACCATGGCCACCCCGCTGCTCTCCAGCGCGATGGACACCGTCACCGAGTCGCGCATGGCCGTCGCCATGGCGCGCCAGGGCGGCATCGGCATCCTGCACCGCAACCTCTCGATCGAGGACCAGGCGTCGCACGTCGACAAGGTGAAGCGGTCCGAGTCGGGGATGATCACGAATCCCGTGACCACGACGTCGGACGCCACCGTCGAAGAGGTGGACACGCTGTGCGGCCAGTTCCGCGTCTCCGGCCTCCCGGTGGTCGAGGCCGACGGCACCCTGGTCGGCATCATCACCAACCGCGACATGCGCTTCGTCTCCCCCTTCGAGCGCTCCACGACGCTCGTGCGCGACGTGATGACCCGCCAGCCGCTCATCACCGCGCCGGTCGGCATCGACCCGGATTCGGCCGTCGCGATCTTCGCCGAGCACAAGATCGAGAAGCTGCCGCTGGTGGATGCGGACGGCAAGCTCCGCGGCCTCATCACGGTCAAGGACTTCGACAAGAGCGAGAAGTACCCCAACGCCACCAAGGACGAGGAGGGCCGGCTCCGCGTCGGCGCAGCCGTCGGTTTCTTCGGCGACGGCTGGGAGCGCGCGATGACCCTCATCGACGCGGGCGTCGACGTCATCGTCGTCGACACCGCGAACGGCGAGAGCCGCGGGGTTCTCGACATCATCAGCCGGCTCAAGCACGAGCCCCGCGCCTCGCACGTCGACGTGATCGGCGGCCAGGCGGCGACGCGCTCCGGCGCCCAGGCGCTCATCGACGCCGGTGCGGACGCGATCAAGGTCGGTGTCGGCCCCGGCTCCATCTGCACCACCCGCGTCGTCGCCGGTGTCGGCGTCCCGCAGGTGACCGCGGTGTACGAGTCGTCGCTCGCCGCCCGCCCGGCCGGTGTCCCGCTGATCGCCGACGGCGGTCTGCAGTACTCGGGCGACATCGCCAAGGCGCTCGTCGCCGGGGCGGACACCGTCATGCTCGGCTCGCTGCTCGCCGGGACCGCGGAGTCGCCGGGCGACCTGGTCTTCGTCAACGGCAAGCAGTTCAAGAACTACCGCGGGATGGGCTCGCTCGGCGCGATGCAGACCCGCGGCAAGAAGACCTCGTACTCGCGCGACCGCTACTTCCAGGCGGACGTCCCGAGCGACGAGCAGCTCATCGCCGAGGGCATCGAGGGCCAGGTGCCCTACCGCGGCCCGCTCTCCGCGGTCGCGTACCAGCTGCTCGGCGGGCTGCGTCAGTCGATGTTCTACGTGGGCGCTCGCACCATCCCGGAGCTGAAGGAGCGCGGCAAGTTCGTGCGCATCACCCCGGCCGGGCTCAAGGAGTCGCACCCGCACGACGTCCAGATGGTCGTCGAGGCGCCGAACTACCGGCACTGA
- the rarD gene encoding EamA family transporter RarD, translated as MSQPLTEHRKSGLIYAISAYVLWGILPIYFLSLVPASAWEIVAWRVIFSLAFCAIALTVTRTWRAFGALLRDRRVVLTMGLAGALIYVNWQTYVLATVSGHVVEAALGYFINPIVTVFLGVIVQRERLRIAQWVAVGVSVVAVIVLAVGYGQVPWIALILAFSFGFYGLIKKRVGGRVDAVSGLTLETMWLTPVAVVQLIVVAVTAGLTIGTEGPWHAVLLVGAGVITAVPLLFFASASRRLPLVYMGFIQYFAPFIQFLVGVDILHEAMPPERWVGFGIVWLALLILSVDMIVAAHQGRRQAELDLATVD; from the coding sequence GTGTCACAGCCCCTCACCGAGCACCGCAAGTCCGGACTGATCTACGCCATCTCGGCCTACGTGCTGTGGGGCATCCTGCCGATCTACTTCCTCTCCCTGGTGCCGGCGTCGGCGTGGGAGATCGTGGCCTGGCGCGTCATCTTCTCGCTCGCCTTCTGTGCGATCGCGCTGACGGTGACGCGCACCTGGCGGGCGTTCGGCGCTCTGCTGCGCGACCGTCGCGTCGTCCTGACGATGGGCCTCGCCGGGGCGCTCATCTACGTGAACTGGCAGACCTATGTCCTGGCCACCGTGAGCGGTCACGTCGTTGAGGCCGCGCTCGGCTACTTCATCAACCCGATCGTCACCGTCTTCCTGGGGGTGATCGTGCAGCGGGAGCGGCTGCGGATCGCCCAGTGGGTCGCGGTCGGCGTCAGCGTCGTCGCGGTGATCGTGCTTGCCGTCGGGTACGGGCAGGTGCCCTGGATCGCGCTCATCCTCGCGTTCTCGTTCGGCTTCTACGGCCTCATCAAGAAGCGCGTCGGAGGCCGGGTGGACGCCGTCTCCGGTCTCACCCTGGAGACGATGTGGCTCACCCCGGTCGCCGTCGTGCAGCTGATCGTCGTCGCGGTGACCGCCGGGCTCACCATCGGCACCGAGGGGCCGTGGCACGCGGTGCTTCTGGTCGGCGCCGGCGTCATCACCGCCGTCCCTCTGCTGTTCTTCGCCTCCGCCTCGCGCCGGCTGCCGCTGGTCTACATGGGCTTCATCCAGTACTTCGCGCCGTTCATCCAGTTCCTCGTCGGCGTCGACATCCTCCACGAGGCGATGCCGCCGGAGCGCTGGGTCGGCTTCGGCATCGTCTGGCTCGCCCTTCTCATCCTCAGCGTCGACATGATCGTGGCGGCGCACCAGGGCCGCAGGCAGGCCGAACTGGACCTCGCGACGGTGGACTGA
- the groES gene encoding co-chaperone GroES, translating to MSVSIKPLEDRIVIKQVEAEQTTASGLVIPDTAKEKPQEGEVVAVGPGRIDDNGNRVPLDVAVGDKVIYSKYGGTEVKFGGEDFLVLSARDVLAVVVR from the coding sequence GTGTCGGTCTCCATCAAGCCGCTCGAAGATCGCATCGTCATCAAGCAGGTCGAGGCTGAGCAGACCACTGCTTCCGGTCTGGTCATCCCCGACACCGCCAAGGAGAAGCCCCAGGAGGGCGAGGTCGTGGCCGTCGGTCCCGGCCGCATCGACGACAACGGCAACCGCGTGCCGCTCGACGTCGCCGTCGGCGACAAGGTGATCTACTCGAAGTACGGCGGCACCGAGGTCAAGTTCGGCGGCGAGGACTTCCTCGTCCTCTCGGCTCGCGACGTGCTCGCGGTCGTGGTCCGCTGA
- a CDS encoding class I SAM-dependent methyltransferase — protein sequence MDRSELVELLSPEGLRLLDSLPPYRTEKDVLRMVSDLRKAGHSPGLVAAVLTQAKLRKKAQAKFGEFASRMLFTEAGLEQATRLPIAARHAGRYRAAGLERVADLGCGIGGDALALAALELEVTAVEADEVTAAIAAFNLAPFPTATVEHRRAEDVDLRSFDGVFLDPARRTAGHTETERLTDPDDYTPSLGFAYELATGRSVGLKLGPGFDRDLIPSTAEAQWVSADGQVVEVGLWFGALARPGIRRAALVVRGDDAHELTAEADSEDVGTGELGEYVYEPDGAVIRARLIGDLARRIGGRMLADGIAYITADEAVTTPFAAGFRILDTLPYQEKELRRALRTRGVGTLEIKKRGVDVDPAALRKRLSLSGDRSATLILTRIAGRHTALLAERI from the coding sequence ATGGACAGGTCCGAACTGGTCGAGCTGCTCAGCCCTGAAGGGCTCCGGCTGCTCGACTCCCTGCCGCCCTATCGCACCGAGAAGGACGTGCTGAGGATGGTCTCCGACCTCCGCAAGGCCGGCCACTCCCCGGGGCTCGTGGCTGCCGTGCTGACGCAGGCGAAGCTGCGCAAGAAGGCGCAGGCGAAATTCGGCGAGTTCGCCTCCCGGATGCTCTTCACCGAGGCGGGTCTCGAACAGGCGACGCGGCTGCCCATCGCCGCCCGGCACGCCGGCCGCTACCGCGCCGCGGGGCTCGAGCGGGTCGCTGACCTCGGCTGCGGGATCGGCGGGGACGCGCTCGCCCTGGCCGCCCTCGAACTCGAGGTGACGGCGGTGGAGGCCGACGAGGTCACCGCCGCGATCGCCGCCTTCAACCTGGCGCCGTTCCCGACCGCCACGGTCGAGCACCGCCGCGCGGAGGATGTCGACCTGCGCTCGTTCGACGGCGTCTTCCTCGACCCCGCCCGCCGCACCGCCGGGCACACCGAGACCGAGCGGCTCACCGACCCGGACGACTACACGCCATCGCTCGGCTTCGCCTACGAGCTGGCGACCGGACGCTCCGTCGGGCTGAAGCTCGGTCCCGGATTCGACCGCGACCTGATCCCGTCCACCGCCGAGGCGCAGTGGGTATCCGCCGACGGGCAGGTCGTGGAGGTCGGGCTGTGGTTCGGAGCGCTCGCCCGGCCGGGCATCCGCCGGGCCGCGCTCGTGGTCCGCGGCGACGACGCGCACGAGCTGACCGCCGAGGCGGACAGCGAGGACGTCGGGACCGGAGAGCTCGGCGAGTACGTCTACGAGCCGGACGGCGCGGTCATCCGCGCCCGGCTGATCGGCGACCTCGCCCGGCGCATCGGCGGCAGGATGCTGGCCGACGGGATCGCATACATCACCGCGGACGAGGCGGTGACGACGCCGTTCGCCGCGGGATTCCGCATCCTGGACACGCTGCCGTACCAGGAGAAGGAGCTGCGCCGCGCGCTGCGCACGCGCGGCGTCGGCACACTGGAGATCAAGAAGCGCGGCGTGGATGTGGACCCCGCCGCGCTGCGCAAACGTCTCTCGCTGAGCGGCGACCGCTCGGCGACCCTGATCCTGACCAGGATCGCCGGGCGGCACACCGCTCTGCTCGCCGAGCGGATCTGA
- a CDS encoding DUF4190 domain-containing protein: MTDPNAPAVPPEPEGENGAGSVPPAAPVPPADTPATPPAPPVPPAAPDYGQQPYGQQPQQPYGQPQQPYGQPQQPYGQQPQQPYGQPAYGQPAPGYAQPYATPAQKSPILSILSLVGGIVGIVLNFIWGIGFLFGAAAVVLGFLGRRKEPQAKGFWLTGIILGFIAVAFAIIYWIVLAIIFASFSAHYSTY, from the coding sequence ATGACCGATCCGAACGCACCCGCCGTCCCGCCGGAGCCGGAGGGGGAGAACGGGGCCGGGTCCGTCCCGCCCGCGGCTCCCGTCCCGCCCGCGGACACCCCGGCGACGCCTCCGGCGCCTCCCGTCCCGCCCGCGGCGCCGGACTACGGCCAGCAGCCGTACGGCCAGCAGCCGCAGCAGCCCTACGGCCAGCCGCAGCAGCCGTACGGTCAGCCGCAGCAGCCATACGGTCAGCAGCCGCAGCAGCCCTACGGCCAGCCCGCCTACGGGCAGCCGGCCCCCGGCTACGCCCAGCCGTATGCCACGCCGGCGCAGAAGTCGCCCATTCTGAGCATCCTGTCGCTCGTCGGCGGCATCGTCGGCATCGTGCTGAACTTCATCTGGGGCATCGGCTTCCTGTTCGGTGCCGCCGCGGTCGTCCTCGGCTTCCTGGGCCGCAGGAAGGAGCCGCAGGCGAAGGGCTTCTGGCTCACCGGCATCATCCTCGGCTTCATCGCCGTGGCGTTCGCGATCATCTACTGGATCGTCCTGGCGATCATCTTCGCGAGCTTCTCGGCGCACTACAGCACCTACTGA